A region from the Medicago truncatula cultivar Jemalong A17 chromosome 6, MtrunA17r5.0-ANR, whole genome shotgun sequence genome encodes:
- the LOC120576117 gene encoding putative pentatricopeptide repeat-containing protein At1g12700, mitochondrial yields the protein MLLHHKNPTPSIFEFGKILGSLVKANHYSIVVSLHRQMEFNGLASNLVTLSILINCYSQLGQNALSFSVFANILKKGYGSDAITFTTLIKGLCLKGEIHKALHFHDKVVAQGFKLNQVSYGTLINGLCKVGQTRAALEFLRRIDGKLVQPDVVMYNTIIDGLCKDKLVNDAFNLYFEMVAKRICPSVVTYNTLICGLCIMAQLKDAIGLLHKMILEDINPTVYTFSILIDAFCKEGKMKEAKNVFAVMMKEDVKPNIVTYNSLMDGHHLVNVVKKAKSIFNTMAQI from the coding sequence ATGTTGCTCCATCACAAGAATCCTACACCATCCATCTTTGAATTTGGTAAGATTTTAGGTTCCCTTGTCAAGGCCAATCATTACTCCATTGTTGTTTCCCTTCATCGACAAATGGAATTCAACGGACTTGCATCAAACTTAGTCACTTTGAGCATCTTGATTAATTGCTATTCTCAATTAGGTCAAAACGCTCTTTCTTTTTCCGTATTTGCCAACATTCTCAAGAAGGGCTATGGTTCGGATGCTATAACTTTCACTACACTCATCAAGGGTCTTTGTCTCAAAGGTGAGATTCATAAAGCATTGCACTTTCATGACAAGGTGGTTGCTCAAGGATTTAAGTTGAACCAAGTTAGTTATGGGACCTTGATCAACGGGTTATGTAAAGTTGGACAAACAAGAGCTGCGTTAGAATTCTTGAGACGAATTGATGGGAAATTGGTTCAACCTGATGTTGTGATGTATAACACGATTATTGATGGTTTGTGTAAAGATAAACTTGTTAATGAtgcttttaatttatattttgaaatggttGCTAAGAGAATTTGTCCTAGTGTTGTCACGTATAATACGTTAATTTGTGGTTTATGCATTATGGCTCAATTGAAAGATGCAATTGGTTTGTTACATAAAATGATATTGGAAGACATCAACCCAACTGTGTATACTTTTAGTATATTGATTGATGCATTTTGTAAGGaaggaaaaatgaaagaagCTAAAAATGTGTTTGCTGTGATGATGAAAGAAGATGTAAAACCTAACATTGTTACTTATAACTCTTTAATGGATGGACATCATCTGGTAAATGTGGTGAAAAAGGCCAAAAGTATATTCAATACTATGGCTCAAATCTGA
- the LOC25496722 gene encoding pentatricopeptide repeat-containing protein At1g09900: MVDEAMNLFEEMHFKQIYPDMVIYNSLIDGLCKSGRTPYALKFIGEMHYRGQPPDIFTYNSLLDALCKNYHVDKAIELLTKLKDQGIQPSVCTYNILINGLCKSGRLKDAEKVFEDLLVKGYNTDVYTYNAMIKGFCKKGLFDETLAMVSKMKDSGCSPDAKNCEIIIRSLFDKGENDKAGKFREMIVRGLL; this comes from the coding sequence ATGGTTGATGAAGCCATGAATCTCTTTGAAGAAATGCATTTCAAACAAATATATCCTGATATGGTAATTTACAATTCCCTTATTGATGGTTTGTGCAAATCGGGAAGAACCCCATATGCTTTGAAATTTATCGGTGAGATGCATTATAGAGGTCAACCACCTGATATATTTACTTACAATTCTTTACTGGATGCTTTATGCAAAAACTATCATGTTGACAAGGCAATTGAATTGTTAACAAAACTTAAAGACCAAGGTATTCAACCAAGTGTGTGCACATACAATATTCTTATCAATGGGTTATGCAAAAGTGGAAGACTAAAGGATGCAGAAAAAGTTTTTGAAGATCTTTTGGTCAAAGGCTACAATACTGATGTCTATACATATAATGCTATGATCAAGGGATTTTGTAAGAAGGGGTTGTTTGACGAGACATTAGCCATGGTATCAAAAATGAAAGACAGTGGCTGCAGTCCAGATGCTAAAAATTGTGAAATAATTATCCGTTCTTTGTTTGATAAAGGTGAAAATGATAAGGCAGGGAAATTTCGTGAAATGATTGTGAGAGGTCTGCTATAA
- the LOC120580903 gene encoding putative pentatricopeptide repeat-containing protein At1g12700, mitochondrial — MTFTILRYATPNSFLLLNRRLHIQPLPSFIDNLDDAVSSFNHILHMNNHTPPIFEFNKILSSLVKMNHFKIAISFSQQMELKGIQPEMFTFNILINCFSHLCQLNFAFSMVAKILKLGYQPDTVTVNTLLRGLCLNGKVKEALNFHDHVIRKRFHLDQVSYGTLINGLCKSGETRAALQLLRKIEGLLLVRPDVIMYTAIIDSFCKDKLVIDAYDLYSEMIVKKIYPNVVTFNSLIYGFCIVGQLKEAVGLLNEMSLNNVNPNVYTFNILIDGLCKEGEVKKATSVLSVMIKQGVEPNVVTYTSLMDGYFLVKEVNKAKHVFNTISLRGVTPNVHSYSVMINGLCKNKMVDEAVKLFKEMHLKNMTPNTVTYSSLIDGLCKSGRISDVWDLIDEINNRGQPANIITYNSLLNGLCKNHQVDKAIALLTKMKDEGIQPDMSTYTTLVDGLCKNGRLKDAQRIYQDLLCKGYPLNIRMYTVMINGLCKEGFFDEALSLLSQMEDNGCMPDAVTYETLISALFKNNKNGKAVKLLREMIARGLL, encoded by the coding sequence ATGACATTCACAATATTAAGGTACGCAACTCCCAATtcgtttcttcttcttaatcGTCGATTACACATTCAGCCACTTCCTTCTTTCATTGACAATCTCGACGACGCCGTTTCATCATTCAATCACATTCTTCATATGAATAACCATACTCCACCAATCTTTGAATTTAACAAAATTCTATCTTCCCTTGTTAAGAtgaatcatttcaaaattgctaTTTCATTTTCTCAACAAATGGAACTTAAAGGAATTCAACCTGAAATGTTTACTTTCAACATATTGATTAATTGTTTCTCCCATCTTTGTCAACTCAATTTTGCATTTTCTATGGTGGCCAAGATTCTCAAGTTAGGTTATCAGCCTGATACCGTAACAGTGAATACACTTCTCAGAGGTCTCTGTCTTAATGGCAAGGTTAAAGAAGCCCTTAACTTTCATGATCATGTTATACGAAAGAGGTTTCATCTTGATCAGGTTAGTTATGGGACATTGATCAATGGGTTATGTAAATCCGGAGAAACAAGAGCTGCCCTGCAGTTGCTTAGAAAGATTGAAGGGTTATTATTGGTTAGACCTGATGTCATAATGTACACTGCAATCATCGATAGTTTCTGTAAGGATAAACTCGTAATTGACGCGTATGATTTATATTCTGAAATGATTGTTAAGAAAATTTATCCTAATGTCGTCACTTTCAATAGTTTAATCTATGGATTTTGCATTGTGGGTCAGTTGAAAGAAGCAGTTGGTTTGTTAAATGAAATGTCGTTAAATAACGTCAACCCCAATGTTTACACctttaatattttgattgatgGTTTGTGTAAGGAAGGAGAGGTGAAAAAAGCTACAAGTGTGTTATCTGTTATGATAAAACAAGGCGTGGAACCTAATGTTGTTACTTATACTTCTTTGATGGATGGGTATTTCTTGGTAAAAGAAGTCAACAAGGCCAAACATGTATTCAACACTATTTCTCTAAGGGGAGTGACTCCTAATGTTCATAGCTACAGTGTCATGATTAATGGATTATGTAAGAATAAAATGGTGGATGAAGCTGTGAAACTTTTCAAAGAAATGCATTTAAAAAACATGACTCCTAATACTGTTACATACAGTTCACTTATTGATGGACTTTGCAAATCGGGAAGAATCTCTGATGTTTGGGATCTTATAGATGAGATTAATAATAGAGGTCAACCAGCTAATATAATCACTTACAATTCTTTATTAAATGGATTGTGCAAAAACCATCAGGTTGACAAGGCAATTGCGTTGTTAACGAAGATGAAAGACGAAGGAATTCAGCCAGATATGTCTACATACACAACACTTGTTGATGGACTATGCAAAAATGGAAGACTTAAGGATGCACAAAGGATTTATCAGGATCTTCTATGTAAGGGCTACCCATTAAATATTAGAATGTATACTGTGATGATTAATGGGCTTTGTAAAGAGGGTTTTTTCGATGAAGCATTGTCCTTACTCTCACAAATGGAAGACAACGGTTGCATGCCTGATGCTGTAACTTATGAAACTCTTATCAGTGCTTTGTTCAAAAACAACAAGAATGGTAAGGCGGTGAAACTTCTTCGTGAAATGATTGCAAGAGGTTTACTCTAA